The segment CACGGCGGACCGGCTGGCCCACATCCGCCGCCTTGGCTGCACGAAGGTCCAGATCGGCGTGCAGAGCCTCGACGAAGCCATCCTGCGCGAGAACAACCGCGCGGGCGATGCGACCGCGGTGGCGCGCTCGTTTGCGCTCGCGCGGGCGTTCGGGTTCAAGATCCATGCGCACATGATGGCCAACCTTTGCGGAGCCACCCCCGAAAGCGACCTGGCCGACTACCGCCGACTGGTCGGCGATCCCGCCTTTCGCCCCGACGAGGTGAAGCTCTACCCCTGCGCGCTGGTCGACGGCACCGCGCTCGTCGAGCGCTTCGCCGAGGGAACCTGGAGCCCTTACGGGGAAGACGAGCTCATCGAGCTTCTGGCCCGCTGCGTTCTGGCCACTCCGCCCTACACGCGCATCTCGCGCATGATCCGCGACATATCGGCCCGCGACATCATGGCGGGCAACAAGAAGACGAACCTGAGGCAGCTGGTCGAAGCCGCGGTCGCCCGGTCGGATAAACCGGTCGACGAGATCCGCTACCGCGAGCTGAGCACCGCAGACGCCGCTCCCGAAACCCTCGAGCTCTCGGTGTTTCCCTACGAAACCGCCCATGCAGACGAGCGGTTCCTCCAGTGGACGATGCGATCCGACGGCGCCGAGAAGATCGCCGGGTTCCTGCGCCTGTCGCTTCCCCACGCCGACTTCGTCCGAGAACACGCAAGCGAGCTGCCCGTGTCCGTCGGGGACGCGATGATCCGCGAAGTGCACGTCTACGGGAAGGCGGCCCAGCTGCACGACACCAGCACCGGTGCGCAGCATCTGGGCCTGGGTCGCAGGCTGGTGGAAGAGGCCTGCGCGATCGCACGGAGCGCCGGGTACCGCCGCATGAACGTGATCAGCGCCGTGGGAACGCGCGGCTACTATCGCAACCTGGGATTTTCCGACTGCGGCCTCTACCAGCGCCGCAACCTGTGAAAAGCCGGCTCTAGAAATGCTCCACCATATGCCGCACGACCGACGCGCAGCGGTAGGCGGCCTCTTTCTCGAACGCAGGGTAATCGACGCGCGCCGATCCGTCCGCCTTGTCCGACACCGCTCGGACGATCACGAACGGCACCCTGCTCAAGGCGCAGGCCTGGGCGATGGCCGCACCCTCCATCTCGCAGCACAGCCCCCCGAAGGTCCCCGCGATGTCGTTTTTGTCGCCCTCGTCGGCGATGAAGCGGTCGCCTGAGAGGATCCTGCCCTGGAACACGCGCACGCCGGGCGCAACCGCGTCCGCCGCCGCCACCGCGCAAGCGCGCAGATGCTCGTCGGCCCGGAAAAACGAGTCGATGGGCATCTGGGGCACCACCCCGCGCTCGTATCCGAAGTTCGTGGCGTCCATGTCGTGTTGGACCGCATCGGTCGACACCACCAGATCGCCGATGTCGATAGACGCGTCGAGCGACCCGGCGATACCCGTGTTGACCACATGCGTGACTTGGAACACGCTGATCAGAACCTGAGCGCACAGAGCCGCGTTCACCTTGCCGATGCCCGAGCGCACCACCACGACCTCGGTACCGCCCAGCGCCCCCGCGCAGAACTCGGTCGACATATGATGGCTCACGGAAAGCGAGCTCATGGAGTTCTTCAGCTGCTCGGCTTCGACCTCCATGGCGGCGATGATCCCGAATCTCACCATGGCTACTCCCCGATCTGCGGGTAGGTCGTGTGCTCCTCGTCAAGCGACGACAGCGTCTTGTCGAAGTAGTGGCGCGCCCACCATTTCGCCCCCATGAGATCGCTGTCGTGGTAGTTCCCGCACTCCACCGGCGTGGCCCCGGGAACCTCCCCCTCGAAATCGCGCACGAACGCGAACATGCCGCGCACCAGGTCGGCCACGTCCGCAGGCGCGTATTCGCCGAACAGCACCAGGTAGAACCCCGTGCGGCAACCCATCGGGCCGAAGTACACGACCCGGCTTGCCCACGAGGGATCGTTGCGCAGGTAGGTGGCTATCAGATGCTCGATGGCATGCACGGACGCGGTGTCGATGACCGGCTCGCGGTTCGGCGCCGTCATCCGCAGGTCGAACGTGGTGACCGGGCTGCCGTGCTCGGGATCGCGATCGATCCGCGACACGTACACGCCGGGCTCCAGTCGCAGATGGTCGATGGTGAAGCTTGCGATGCGCTCCATGGCTCTCCTTCTTTCGCGCGCGTCGTTTCATCGTTGCGATCCGTAGTATAGCGGGGATGGGCGGCTTCGGCCCAAAACTCCGCGGTTACGGAAACCCCCCCCCTTCGCCTTCGGCGGGCCCGAGCGCTGCGGGCGTGCGCTAGAATGGGCGGACAACCGCAACGCGACGGAGGACCCATGTACGAACTGAAAACCGAAACCGCCTTCGACGGCGCCCACTTCCTCACCGACTACTACGGCAAATGCGAGAACCTGCACGGGCATCGCTGGCGCGTCGTGGCCTACATCGGCAAGGAAGCGCTCGAGACCGCCGGCACGCACAAGGACATGGTGCTCGACTTCAGCGTGTTCAAGCGCACGGTGCGCGCGGTCGCCGAAGAGCTCGACCACACCTTCCTCGTGGAAGAGGGCTCGCTCAGACCCGAAACGATCGCCTGCCTCGAATCGGAAGGGTTCGACCTGACCGTCCTGCCCTTCCGCACAACCGCCGAGAACCTGGCGACCTACCTGTTCGAGCGCATAGCCGCCTCCGGGCTGCCCGCCACCTGCGTCGAGGTGTACGAGACCCCCAACAACTGCGCGATCTACCGGCCCTAGCGATCCTGCCGGCAAAGCGGACGGCACGCCGGGCCGCAGCTTCAAGCGGCATGAACCGCGCCCGAAAGCGAAAAGGCCGCGCCCGCGACAACGCGCGGGCGCGGCCTTCGATCGCACAAGCGCGATCTATTCCCTCAGGAACCCGTCGGCGACCTTCTTGGCGGCCTCGGAGGCCCCCACGTGCTCCATGTGGTCGAGCTTCTCGCGCGGGGTGGCCCAGCACTGCGTCTCGGGCAGGCCCTCGATGCGCGACGCCTCGAACACCGGGTCGAGGCCCTTCTTCTTCTGCGCGGAGTAATCCTCCAGCGCCGCGAAGGCCCATTTGCCCAGGATGAGGATCACGAAGATGTTGATGATGGCCTCGATGCCCATGAAGATGTCGGCGAGGTTCCAGGCCAGGTTGAAGCTCGACGTCGCGCCGAAGAACACCGCGACGCAGCAGCAGCACCTGAACACCAGCAGCAGGATCCGGTTGTTCTTGATGAACTTGAGGTTGCTCTCGGCGTAGAAGTAGTTGCCGATGATGCTGGAGAACGCGAACGCCACGATGGCGAACGTGATCACGTAGATGCCCGCTTCGCCGACCGCGTTTTGGACGGCGGCCTGCACGAGGGGCATGCCGTTAAGATCGCCCGGGGCGCCGTTCACGTAGAACAGCAGGATGATCATGGCCGAGCAGGTGCAGATGACGGCCGTATCGATGAACACCGACAGCGTCTGGGCCAGGCCCTGCTTGGCGGGGTGGGACACCGAAGCCGAAGCCGCCGCGTTGGGGGCCGAGCCCATGCCGGCCTCGTTCGAGAACAGACCGCGCTTGATGCCAATGACCACGACCGACCCGGCGAACCCGCCGAAGATCGAGTTGAAGTCGAAGGCCGATGCGAAGATGAGCGCGAACACCGCGGGGACGTCGGACAGGTGCGTGACGGTGAGCACGAGGCCGAAACCCAGGTAGGTGAGCGCCATGACCGGGACGATGAACGAGGTGAGAACGCCGATGCGCTTCACGCCGCCGAAGATGATCATGGCGGTGAACACCGTGACCAGCGTGGCGATGACGAAGGGAACGCCCGAGGTCGCGAAGTTGGGAACGAAGTACTCGAACGACGAGGCGAGGTTGTAGGCCTGCAGCCCGTTGAATCCCACGGCGAAGCACAGGATGAGCGACACGGCGAACACGACTCCCAGCCACCGC is part of the Berryella intestinalis genome and harbors:
- a CDS encoding S-ribosylhomocysteine lyase encodes the protein MERIASFTIDHLRLEPGVYVSRIDRDPEHGSPVTTFDLRMTAPNREPVIDTASVHAIEHLIATYLRNDPSWASRVVYFGPMGCRTGFYLVLFGEYAPADVADLVRGMFAFVRDFEGEVPGATPVECGNYHDSDLMGAKWWARHYFDKTLSSLDEEHTTYPQIGE
- a CDS encoding elongator complex protein 3 codes for the protein MEALLLDILALLKQGEAIDAAKLAALVRTRNENVADVSKHLAKKRLFPFYLRVKTEDPARWLGWGIDPDLEKRLLAVIQMKPRRTASGVATITVITKPWPCGSDCLYCPNDVRMPKSYLSDEPACQRAERNFFDPYLQVSSRLRALREMGHPTDKIELIVLGGTWCDYPEGYRIWFVRELFRALNDPLERAAGEAERIRERYRGWEIPSDAEALARNAEAEQDRVTSRETTYNQAVSRLYGEHAGWRRAALEQTATFAELEAQHELNERADRRVVGLVIETRPESITADRLAHIRRLGCTKVQIGVQSLDEAILRENNRAGDATAVARSFALARAFGFKIHAHMMANLCGATPESDLADYRRLVGDPAFRPDEVKLYPCALVDGTALVERFAEGTWSPYGEDELIELLARCVLATPPYTRISRMIRDISARDIMAGNKKTNLRQLVEAAVARSDKPVDEIRYRELSTADAAPETLELSVFPYETAHADERFLQWTMRSDGAEKIAGFLRLSLPHADFVREHASELPVSVGDAMIREVHVYGKAAQLHDTSTGAQHLGLGRRLVEEACAIARSAGYRRMNVISAVGTRGYYRNLGFSDCGLYQRRNL
- a CDS encoding alanine/glycine:cation symporter family protein; the encoded protein is MEFWVSLTDQIDTVMYTYLLVFLLIIAGAYFSVRTKFVQFRYFKDMFTVLTEKKHVDGHDAVSSFQALMVSTASRVGTGNIAGVATAIATGGPGAVFWMWVMSMIGAASAFVESTLAQIWKVRGEDGEFRGGPAYYIEQALGMRWLGVVFAVSLILCFAVGFNGLQAYNLASSFEYFVPNFATSGVPFVIATLVTVFTAMIIFGGVKRIGVLTSFIVPVMALTYLGFGLVLTVTHLSDVPAVFALIFASAFDFNSIFGGFAGSVVVIGIKRGLFSNEAGMGSAPNAAASASVSHPAKQGLAQTLSVFIDTAVICTCSAMIILLFYVNGAPGDLNGMPLVQAAVQNAVGEAGIYVITFAIVAFAFSSIIGNYFYAESNLKFIKNNRILLLVFRCCCCVAVFFGATSSFNLAWNLADIFMGIEAIINIFVILILGKWAFAALEDYSAQKKKGLDPVFEASRIEGLPETQCWATPREKLDHMEHVGASEAAKKVADGFLRE
- a CDS encoding 6-pyruvoyl trahydropterin synthase family protein — its product is MYELKTETAFDGAHFLTDYYGKCENLHGHRWRVVAYIGKEALETAGTHKDMVLDFSVFKRTVRAVAEELDHTFLVEEGSLRPETIACLESEGFDLTVLPFRTTAENLATYLFERIAASGLPATCVEVYETPNNCAIYRP
- a CDS encoding 5'-methylthioadenosine/adenosylhomocysteine nucleosidase, whose product is MVRFGIIAAMEVEAEQLKNSMSSLSVSHHMSTEFCAGALGGTEVVVVRSGIGKVNAALCAQVLISVFQVTHVVNTGIAGSLDASIDIGDLVVSTDAVQHDMDATNFGYERGVVPQMPIDSFFRADEHLRACAVAAADAVAPGVRVFQGRILSGDRFIADEGDKNDIAGTFGGLCCEMEGAAIAQACALSRVPFVIVRAVSDKADGSARVDYPAFEKEAAYRCASVVRHMVEHF